From the Yoonia rosea genome, the window CAACGCTGGACCGATGCGCAGAAGATCAAGGAAGTTGAGAACAACGCCCAAGGTATCCTGGGCTATGTCGTGCGCTGGATTGATCAGGGCGTAGGCTGTTCCAAAGTGCCGGACATCAACAATGTCGGCCTGATGGAAGACCGCGCCACCTGCCGGATTTCCAGTCAGGCGCTGGCCAATTGGCTGCACCACGATGTTGTCAGCGAAGAACAGGTTATGGAGGCGATGCGCAAGATGGCGGCAGTTGTTGACGAACAAAACGCGGGTGATCCTGCCTATCGTCCGATGGCCCCGGACTTCAACGGGATTGCATTTCAGGCCGCCTGTGATCTGGTGTTCAAGGGCCGCGTCCAGCCGTCAGGCTATACCGAGCCTGTGCTGCACCAGCGCCGGTTAGAGCTCAAAGCGCAGCGCAATCACTAAGCTCTGAAAGGGAGTCTCAATATGGCTGAAATCTCAGCAAACAAAGCCCGGACGATCATCCGCAAGGCCCTCGCCAAGGGTGACGAGATGGGGTTCAAACCGCTCTCTGTTGTGATCCTTGATGCCGGCGGGCATGTGAAAGCGTTCGAACGCGCTGATGGGGCCGCGCCTGGACGTTTCGGGATCGCGCATGGCAAGGCCTATGGATCGGTCATGCTTGGCATGGCAGGCACCGCGCAGATGGCACGCGCCGAGCAGCAGGCCTATTTCATGGCCGCTGTGAATGGTGTTTACGGCGGGCAGGTTGTGCCTGTGCCAGGTGGCGTTCTGGTCCGTGACAAACGTGGTGCCGTCATCGGCGCTGTAGGTGTCACCGGCGATACCTCGGACAATGATGTGATTGCCGCAATGGCAGGGATCGAGGCCGCAGGCCTGATCGGCGAAGCCTGATTTTCGTCAAAGTCCCGAAAATTTCGCATATGCTGCCGAAAAAAGCGGCATATGCGCTATAGTGGGCGTTTCGGCACTATGGACCATCTTTCA encodes:
- a CDS encoding GlcG/HbpS family heme-binding protein, yielding MAEISANKARTIIRKALAKGDEMGFKPLSVVILDAGGHVKAFERADGAAPGRFGIAHGKAYGSVMLGMAGTAQMARAEQQAYFMAAVNGVYGGQVVPVPGGVLVRDKRGAVIGAVGVTGDTSDNDVIAAMAGIEAAGLIGEA